Part of the Vigna angularis cultivar LongXiaoDou No.4 chromosome 1, ASM1680809v1, whole genome shotgun sequence genome, ccaagggtGTCTCCTTCTAACTCTAAAAGCATGATCTCTCACCTTTGATCTCATTGGAAAAAAATGAGGAAAGTGGAcaagtgtccacaaatcctctccaatgaaGGAAGGACATGACCACTTACAAAACACAACCttctccattcctagagtgtcATGTAACCACTACTAGAAACAAATCCTCTCTAATGGTGGAGGGACATGTGACCACTACCAAAAAGAAATTTTCTCCACTCCTACAGTGTCATGTGGCCACttctaaaaagaaaatcattttcaatgaaAGCATGACACATGACACATGATACACACTTTTCACTTGATTTGGATGTCTAACTTAAAGAAAATCCTACGCTACTTAAGTCTTAACACAAACCTTAAACAAACTCACAAGATAGAGTTAATGTCATCTTTATGGATAGCTTCCCCTCTCttaaaagtgtttgaattttcCATCATTATGTCTCTACTCTAATATACGGTTTAACTTAGTGtggttttaaggaattaaaacaaattccaataatttaataatcaaaTCATTAACACTATACTTTATGATACATAATCATATATACATATCCAActtgtttattattaattggTCTAATGGTACATAATCATATATACATATCCAActtgtttattattaattggTCTAATGATACATAATCATATATACATATCCAActtgtttattattaattggTCTAGACCACCAACTTGTGTAAACATGATCTATGGAGTGAATTTTCCTATAACAATGTGTTGTGAAACATTCTTTTGACTTTCTTAGTAATCACTCCTTATATCTTTCTCTACATTTCTACTATATCTTGtatcatatatatttctttctcttttcatccttttttttcttcaaaaccctGATTTTCCCTTCCCTCCACCCTCCACTTTCATCTTTTATCGATAAATctacaaaaaaaacatttataaaataatacataatcaatttcatttatTCTTTGCATGTATcatttattctttaataaatgTAAAGAAGTCCCatactataaaattaaatttaatacaatttcAATGACAAAAGTCTAATTGGTATTATATAACCATTCCTTTTACATCAGTTGACGtagaaattcttttattttctacattaaatatattttcaaattttttttaggaAAACGACGTTATCggttaaaaaaattcaatcttTACACGTAACTAAAGGTTAAGCATTGAAATAAATAGTTATACAATACATCCAAACAGTGATATAATATGAGtagaataaattgaaaatagctaaacacaagaaaaaaagttattctTAGTTTAGAACTTAAGGAAATATACAAGTTATAGCGAgaattatttctaatttatatatacaagtGAAGCATGTATAAACAAAGACAActatttctaataatatatgAAGTTAAAtatgaattgtgtttaattaaaagaataatctttttacttttattagtATACTCTTGTTGTGAAGGTGTATCAGTATAATTCTtggtatttttcttcttccctactcttgcatatattaaatttgaatggGAACTTTTTGTATGCATATGTTCTATTGTAAAGATTCAAAAACATTATCTTCAGATTTAGTGAAGCCTAAAGAACATTATCTTGGAAATCATCCAACATTTTAGACAATCAACAAAGATAAcaatttaactaattaatttgTTTACAGTAAAGGTTAGTTCATCTAATAGTTGGTCTTCTATAGGTATGATTTTCTCTTCAGGATACATAGAAAAATAATGGGAAATGTTCAAGAGAGACTAATGTAGACAGATATTTACATGTTCAAGAGAGATATTTACAGGTGACGAAAAATTAATAGGTGAGGAGGAAGGAAATGATGCCTCTATTTACAATTTTCTTCCCTTATGCAAGGAGACTAATATAGACCTATCATCATTTGATAAGTCGTCTTgagaaatttcttttcttttggatttaGGGATAGTTTCAACTGTGGTGTTGAAAATTGGTCCAGCAACTACTAGCTATTGGAAACAAGAACCAAGATTCTCTTCCAAAATCCAACGCTTGCAACACTTAAACaaagcttttaaaatatatatatatataaaattgatgtaCACTATAAAAATCCAGAGAAGGAAAACAAAATTCTGCACCAATTCCAGTTGAAACCAACATCAACTAATTCCTGCACCAATTTTCTGTGCACCTTTAGATCTTTCTGGTGGCTACACATGACAACTAAGCTCTTGTTTCTTATATATTTGTGTCAAATTCGTTTTGAACTATAactaatgattaaaaaaataaaacatatattttcaaacaaaGTTTACTAGTAGATTTCGTATTAAAATTACAGTATATATGAAACTGATTGAGCactaataaaatgataaacaaTAAGTTTGTAAGTTTAGGTAAAAATGCCTCTGATAAACCGATGTTAAGAAGAGATGGAGCTAAGACATACAGTAGGATGTTcgagttcaatttttttctttttgtaaaaaacTAATACAATTTTGGTTTGGTGCAATATCTTATAGTCATGCATGATTTTAggtatgttttattattataagtcatatttagatataatataatagatttTCTTTAACTTGACTACTTTGTAATATTGTAGGTGTGACCAATCCCATAATAGTTGAATGTTATGAAAAATTAGAATGTTAAAATTagtatgttattattattagttagcagAAAGAACATTTGTATATACAAACAGTTTTAGCACTTGTTTTTACATAAGCACATGATAATTCACTCACTTGTTAACAAGTCTCTCTAATATCACTCTTATTTAACATAAATTCTTATTAAGCACATTTGAGAGAACAAAATATAGAAGGGGCATATGAGTCTTATTCAACATAAATTCTTTCTTTACGCAGTTTTCTTTATACGGCTCTGGACTATCTATCTCCTCTGTATGGCAGATGTGcctttttttatgaaaatcatCTCAAATTTCCATTAACAGCTTCAATTCCTTTtctgttattgttttattactttttcgaatatttttctaatttttgctCGTAACAGCACACACAACATAATTAAGCAGCTCTAAGAGATGCTCCAAAATACTAAATACGTCACTCTGTTTTTCAATAGGATATGAAactataaaattgatttatttcgGTCGGTGAGTGAACCCAACTCAGCAATTAAAGCATTCAAATCTGAGTTTGAAGATCCTCCTTCTGCTACAGCTTCCCTAGCTAGATGCGACAGCACCTTAACTTTATTCCTCATTTCATCTGCTTCTTCGCCACTCATTATCCTTTTCACAGCCTTTTCTACTGCCTCCCATTTAACAGTATCTCCCACTCCTGCAGCCCATTTTTTAGCTCCAATAGGCACCCCAATTTTAAGGATCTCACACACcaatttttcattgaaaaattgCTCATAAGCAATAGGCCATGTTACCATAGGTACCCCAGCAACCACTCCTTCCAAAATTGAATTCCATCCACAATGGGTCACAAATGCTCCAACTGCTTCATGCTCAAGAATCAATACTTGAGGTGCCCACCCTCTTATGATTAGTCCCTTACCTTCCATCTTTTTCTCAAATTCCTCAGGTAGCCATTCAACTCCATCTTCTTCGCTTTTCCTCACCACCCAAATGAATTTTTCCCCTGAAGCCTCAAGACCCGTAGCAATGTCCTTAAGTTGAGAAGTTGTCATCTTTGTGGTAGTTCCAAAGCATACATAAACAACTGAGTTAGGTTTCTTTGTGTCAAGCCATTGTAGACACTCATGCTCTTCTCCTCTATGTGCTTGTTCTTCTTTAACCCTGTTGGAAAGAAACATTGGGCCTATGTGCCATGCTTTTCTTCCAAGAACCTTCCTTAAGTGATCTGCATAATCCTTCTCCAGCTCATAAAAGCTATTAACAACCATTCCATAGCTTTTCAACTCTGATTCTCTTACTTCCTCCAACAACTTTGTCACGCCTGCGCTTTCATCGCTGAGGACATGAGGTGACACCTGCATCCTTGTCATTGTAATCTCGCCGGGAAGGTTGGGAATGAGAAAGGGTTCAGAATCTGAAGAAACATTCTTGTAGGGCTCGTAGAGTCCCATGCACTCGTTAGCACATATAGAGAAGAAGCTAGTCCCGTCGTACACAAGGCTGGGAATTCCAAATTTGGCAGCTGAATTAATTGCCCATGGGAACATAACATCAGCAACGACACAATTAGGACGCTGCTCAAGCAACAGTTGCTCAAACTGGTCTTGAAGTAACCCACAAGCCCTCAAGAATGCAGGAAATAAGGCCCCGGAAGTGATGGAGTTAGTGTTTTCACACCCTTTAGGTAGACCAGCCTCGGCACATGGGAGCTCGATTGTTTGGACATGAATCATGGTGCTGCTGGTTTTGGGTTTTCCtatggttttgatgatgaaaGGTTCGTTGAGGGGTGTGGTGATGATAGTGGTCTTCACACCCTTTTCAGCAAATAATTTGGCCATGTCAACGGTGGGAATTAAATGGCCATAAGCAAGGAAAGGGATGATGAATACATGTAAAGAATGAACTTCATTGCTCATCTTTTTTAGTAGTAAGGAAGTTGGTATAACTTAGCACTTATGACAATAACTCGGTAAGTAATAAGAGTGGAAACACAAGGAAAAGAGGGAGTTCAGGAATGAATAATTTGCCTTTTGGTTCTAGAGTGTGAAGTTTTTATAGTAGCACTTAAAAGTCTTGAAAATAAGTGGTCACTAGTGTGATTATGATAGTATACGCGGAAGCGGAGGTTAGACACGTGAAGTTGAATGGGGGTTGCATGCAGCAATTGTTTCCCgaatttttatcataaacatttataactTCAAATTCTCATAAATAAATTGATGGGACTATAAGAAAAGAGTAAATCAAAGTTTGACACAGTAGAAGTAGAACTCATATTAGAAAACATATAACATGAATAATGTATACCACTTAGGTTAGCGAGAAATTCATTGGTTGTAGAATTAGATATATGATAAATCAACTTTcgttttcttttctatctttgaCGTGTTAAATTAGCTTCGTAACTTGATAATCATCTGAAAAACTATTGAACTGAAtcagtaaaacatatataaactaTAGATTCATGCTAGATTAGTTGTCGAGTTGTGTAAGTAGTGCTTTGGTTTGCGGACATCACATAGTACAACCTCAATAATAATGTTTActgttttatttgaattagtATATTTTATGCGATATTTAGTTACATTCACTTGTCACAAAATAAAACAGTTAATTGTTACTCGATGGTTGCTAGTGGGAAAATAGTAGAATGATGGTTGCTAGAGGGGAAATAGTGGAATGATGGTTACGGATGGGAAGCACGTGAGAATTATTTCTCAACACCCATTTCAATATATTTGCATGGTAATTGATCAGTGTGTACTGATGAATTTGACCGAAGGATGCACACAATTATGACTCTATGTAATCTTTTTTCTTGTCAAGTAATGACAAATTTCTCTTTTTTGCTTTGCATGCATTTTATCTAAGTTGAGAAGGCAactagaaataaaagaaatattgatatgatgtttttttagttaaaacaaaaataaataaaaaaagattatttaagTTTGTTCATGTTCTCTTTGATAtgtttttttcctatttttttcaaGTCATAGGTTTGGGGCCATTCTTCCGGATGTAAAGTTTGATACGTTATGATTTGAATAATTTGAGAAAAGTGAGGAAGGTTTTTCTCAATTAGTATGTGTTCTCGTTGGAATGAGATATTCTTACACGATGAAAAGTTTCGCAAATCTTATTATGAGATCTAATACCGTATTCTTCACCAAATAGAGTTGAGTTATACGTGGAAGATGAGTCTagattctcttttttttttatcagaacCATTATAAAACTTTTAgtagagtaagaataattttgggtCTTATATTCTAGGTCAAGTAGTCTATGATTTATTTAGGTTTTGTATTATGGGTCTAGTAGTTTAGaatttattttgagttttgtattttggacaaagtagaatagggtttgacCACTCAAGTCAATAAAAGGTCAAGACCCAATGTTGACTAAGGTGGGACGTCCAAAgccatgtattgatcaatgggtCAACATTTTTAGCTAACTTGGTGGACAAGGAGGGATGGAGTCATGCCAAATGTCCTTCTCCCTTTGGAGAGTTTTTCCTTCTAGTTATGTCACTCTGGGAATGGAAAGGATTTTTCATACGTAGTGGTCACATGTCACCCTTTCCAATGAGAGGATTTTCGCCACTTGTTTCCCTTCTATTCGAGAGGATTTCTCCTTGCTCTCAAAGCTAGCCAAGGTAGGTCTTTTAGGTCTAGCTTCTACAAATTAGGAGACATCCTTAACCTATAAATAAAAGTGTCTCCCACTTTTGTATTTAACTTTGATTTAGAGTATTATTATTAGTACTGTCAAAATAGGTTGTAACCCTTGAGCCAACCCGGTCCACCatgggtttgagccgggttgggtttgaaaaaaatgtaactttttatgcgggttagttttcaacccggctcacttagaaACCAGCTCATTCGGGTTGAactcgtggtgagccgggttggctcaccaacccacctaatttaatttaattatttattatttagtgtttcaatattattagttagcattttttccattatattgtagatgagataaaaaaacaaagatgtttgaagagagaaaaatattatagatttatctattcaaaactctaatattatagatggacaagtgatacaaaaattattaatattaaaaacttatttgtttatcttttgtgcttgtttttggattgCGCTTggatgtatgtatatatatatatatatatatatatatatatatatatatatatatatatattgaattgtctttggagttagagtgaaatttatttagatttgaattaaaaaaattatatttttttattttaaaaaaacttataattaagtgagtgagtgagccaacccatttaacccaccaacctgtGATGGGTCGGACtgagttcgaattttttcagctcgctaataagtaagttgggttgggttgggttgggttggctcactaagtgaccaacccgtggtgggtcaaGTCAGGTTActcgttttgacagctctaattaTTATGCTTCCAATTATGAGCTATACTACTCTTATCAGGTCACCTTAGGCTAGAGCAACGCAAGTGgcttcctctagccaccttcttCCAAAAGTTTGCCTAACCTCTCTTAGAGCATCACAAACCCAATCTCCCTCATCTATAACAGCACCAAAATCATGTGACACTTAATTCACCTTCCACCATTATTTCGCAAACCATCCATCCATAACCACCTCCATTGTTTTCCTTCTAACTAATTAGGAGATTGCCATCAAAATCCCATTATAGTAGCTTTAAGTCTTGGCTAATTAATAAGGTATGTTAATCCTTGATTAGTGTTACTTATGTTGTCTtaacataattatttgtttttcatgtgTTTCTCGAGATTGTCGTTTTGTGCTGAGGACAATATTTAGGTTCTATACCATGCATTACCCTCTAGGCTAGTCCAAAAGTCTTTTTTTCCaaagaaaattcattttctttagtttttggATATCTATCAACATCACTCATCTTTGATAACTCTCCACTTTTTCAATAACTCTCCACTTTTtcgtctttttttttaaatactttcttAGTCtcttttagtttctaaatttctataattaggttagattttagtTTTTGTGTAAAGTTTAgagttttctaaaaaaatcacttaaaaattttttttagtagtattttcttgtaataataaattgtgtctctcttttagaaaaaaaatataaaaatttcttttctcttgGATAGGTTTCTTGTTTTACCTAACCTCTCTCCTAATTCTCTCCTTTTGCAAGTTAATCCTTGGTCAAAGGggatatttttagttaattgcAATAGTTGAGGCCCTAGGCTGTGCTCACTTGGGATGATCGGGGGAGAtaatttgggggagagtgatggAATGGATTTAAGGGAATTTGTGAGtaaattt contains:
- the LOC108342377 gene encoding scopoletin glucosyltransferase, yielding MSNEVHSLHVFIIPFLAYGHLIPTVDMAKLFAEKGVKTTIITTPLNEPFIIKTIGKPKTSSTMIHVQTIELPCAEAGLPKGCENTNSITSGALFPAFLRACGLLQDQFEQLLLEQRPNCVVADVMFPWAINSAAKFGIPSLVYDGTSFFSICANECMGLYEPYKNVSSDSEPFLIPNLPGEITMTRMQVSPHVLSDESAGVTKLLEEVRESELKSYGMVVNSFYELEKDYADHLRKVLGRKAWHIGPMFLSNRVKEEQAHRGEEHECLQWLDTKKPNSVVYVCFGTTTKMTTSQLKDIATGLEASGEKFIWVVRKSEEDGVEWLPEEFEKKMEGKGLIIRGWAPQVLILEHEAVGAFVTHCGWNSILEGVVAGVPMVTWPIAYEQFFNEKLVCEILKIGVPIGAKKWAAGVGDTVKWEAVEKAVKRIMSGEEADEMRNKVKVLSHLAREAVAEGGSSNSDLNALIAELGSLTDRNKSIL